The following DNA comes from Candidatus Woesearchaeota archaeon.
AAGGGGGTTTCCAGGTGAAAAAAACAACAAAATCTACTAGCGTAAAAAAAGCACGAATTATTTATGAAGGAAAACCACGGCAAAAAGGAAGCATAACAACTATTATTTTAAGTATACTCATCATCATTTTAGCGGTTTATATGCTTAGCAGCGGAACATTTTTCTTGCTTAAACAACCACTTTTTACTACCTCACAAACAAACAACAGCCTTCTAGTTACTGTAAACAACGAACCCATCTATAGCTCCGATTTAGATGAACAATGGAACGCGCTACCTCTTGAAGTAAAAAAAGAATTTAGTCGAGCAGATGTTTTAGATAAAATGGTTGAAGAACAAATTTTGCTCCAAGAAGCAAGGCAACAAAATATTACTGTTACTGACGAAGAAGTGGCTGCATTTATTGAACAACAGCTTGTTATTATGGGTCTTACACCAGAACTCTTCGCTGAATACCTTGATTTACAAGGCGTTACCAAAGAAGAAATCACTGAACTTTATAGAGAACAACTTACCATCCTTAAACTCTTTGAAAAAGCGATGCCAGCCACACCCCCTGTGAGTGATGAAGCTATTACTGCATATTATACAGCACATCAAACAGACTTTTTTCAAAAAGAAACAACAACAATACGACATTTATTTACAGAAATCAATGAACAGTTTAACGAAAGCCAAGCACAAGAACGAGTAAATACTATTTTAGGTCTGCTAAAGGGCAATTTTAGTAATTATTGTGCGCTGGTAGCTAATTACAGTATGGATTTAGGAAGTGCGCAGAACTGCGGCGAATACACCTTTGTTAAAGGAGAACTTGATAATCCAACATTTGACGCATCATTTGCTATGGACGTGGGTACACTTCAAGTATTTAATAGTAGTGCAGGAATACATATCATGCTAAAAACTAATGAAACGCCTGCTAAACAGCTCGAACTTAACGATCAAATCTTGCTTCTGCCAAATAAACCAACATTAAAAACATTAATTGCAGATGCACTTAGAGAAGAAGAAATGCAAGCGGCATATGAGACATATGTTGCCACGCTTGTTGCAAAAAGCAATATCACCTACGAAATTAAAGAATTAACCCAGCCAGCAACAATTGCTTTAGAAGCCCCACAAGACGTGAACAACACAAATCTAACAATATAGGTCCCTATGAAGAAGTTATTATAACAAGCTTTATAAATATGAAATCATTTGCTTTTTTTAGTGTTTAAATGGGTCCCACCCGAGCAGCAAGCTTGTAGCTTGTAGCAATGAATTGTGGACACTCTTAAGCGCTGCAGCCCGACACGAGAGTACTCACGGGAGCTAACGACGAAACGCGAAAAACCAACGGTTTAAGTGCCACAGAAACTCATTTTCTGTTGGGTCAAGCAATGAGCTTGGGAGTTAGTGTCTCGGGCAACAAACACATTATTATCCTTTACATCATTGGAAAACAACATATCGAAGAAAAAATTCGAAAGTGACAGATCACGTCACAAAACACGCGTTTTCCATCGACAGCAGAAGGCGTGAAGCTTAACAATTACAATCATGAATCATTTATTTTGGTAAAAAGAGCTCATTAAAGCTCTAGATTGCAAAAAAAAGACAAAAAAAACAGTTACTTGACAAGACAAAAAGATTACGTAGGTCGTTGTGGATGCTGTATTTTCGTCGGTTAAGACTCATTCTGCTTAGATGCGTAAGGGAACTATATGGATTACAAGAAACAACCACAGAGGTAAATAAAAATGGCAACGCTCAACAATTCTAAAAAAAAATTGTTGGCGCCCAAAGCAAAGCTTTAGGAAATAGCACAAGCAAACAAAAAAAACATTGTTAAGCTTAGGCAACTTTTGAACAACTTATAGAGGTAAATAAAAATGGCAAAAATAGCACAAGTCTCATCAAAATATATCATTCATTCAACCATTAACATCGACGGAGTTGTTGATCGACCAGACGTTATCGGAGCAATCTTTGGACAAACAGAAGGATTACTCGGCGAAGACCTAGAACTTCGAGAACTTCAAAAATCAGGCCGAATAGGACGAATTGAAGTAAATACAGATACAAAAAATGGTAAAACAACAGGAGAAATTATTATTCCAAGCAGCCTTGATAAAGCAGAAACAGCAATTATCGGTGCAGCACTGGAAGTTATTCAACGAATAGGACCATGCAATGCAAAAATCCAAGTTAGCAATATCGAAGATATAAGAATTTCAAAACGAAAATTCGTGATTGATAGAGCAAAAAGCTTACTTAAAGAACTTGTCGATGGCGTTATGCCCGACTCCCAAGAATTAGCAGATGAAGTGGCATACTCTGTACGCGTTGCAGAAATCACGGAATTTGGCAAAGAACGATTATCAGCAGGACCAAATATTGACGATTCAGACGATATCATTGTTGTTGAAGGACGAGCAGATGTTCTTAATTTACTCAAATACGGATTTAAAAATGCAATAGCTGTAGGAGGAACAGGAATTCCAAAAACAATCATTGATTTATGTAAACAAAAAACAGTTACTGTTTTTGTTGATGGCGACCGAGGAGGAGATTTAATCATCCGAGAACTTACCAGCCAAACGGAAATTGATTTTGTCGCTAAAGCACCAGATGGCAAAGAAGTCGAAGAACTCACTAAAAAAGAAATTCATAAAGGACTTCGAGGACAAATAGCTATTGAGCAAATTCATCTTGAAGCTGCAAATGGGCATGACGCTAAACCACAACGACGAGACAATAGAGACACTCAACGAGCAGACCGACGAGGAAACGATCGACGAGACACCAGAACAAGTAGAGATACACGAAGTACGGATAGACGAAGTCAAACGAATTCTCGTAACGAAGGAACAAACAATCGACGAAGCAACAAAGAACCAACCGCTGATGAAAAAGAAAAATTTAATTCCATGCTTGAAGATTTAATCGGTACAAGAGGCGCATACATCCTTGATAAAGGATTACAAATTCTGGGAAAAATTCCTGTTAGCGAATTAGAAAGTACAGTGAAAAGTTTAAACAACACCATTCATGCAATTGTCTTTGATGGCGATATTACCAAAGAATTACTTGATGTTAGCGAAAAAAGTAATGTCTCATTCCTTATTGGCATGAGTAGCAAAGTAACCGCTAGCGGACGAACAAAAATTCTCACGCCAGAACAATTAGCATAAATATAGAAACTACAACCACCTATTTTTTTATTTTACTAATTTTTATTTTACTAAGCTACTTGTTTTTTAAGCCACGCAACTTCTTCTTTATCAAGTTCTAATTCATCTTGCAAAGGAGCATTATGCGCTAAAGCATTAAGAAGGAAAGGATACACATCTTGTAATGCACGTCTTTTTGAAATACGCATTTTATCTGCAATTTTTTCAATAATAACTTTTCTTTTTGCATACATCATGTTTGCTTGCCAATAACGAAGCAATCTTGTCGGTTGATGATAATTTGGCTCCGTAACAGATTTTTCATCTTTAGAAAGCGCAATACCCACAGATAATAAAAGATAACAATAGGCATAATACCGATAATACTGCCAACGACGAATACGACCAAAGAAGATATCGGCTAAAGATAATGTTTCGTAAGCTTTTGCAACATCAATTGGTTTTGTATACTCCTTAGGTAGGTTTTCATCCACCCACAAAAAAATTTTATCTAAATCTTCATTTACATAATCATATGAACCAAAGACAACATCAGGATCTGTTGACTTAAACACACGCACTAGCACATCGCCAAGTTCTTGTGTTTTTCTTCGCACATCCATATCAGTTGTTGACGCATCCTTTATAATAAGATAAGCAAATAAGTCATTTAATGCCCCACGAGCATCGCCTGCAGTTTGACGCGCAAGCGTTTTGAGAATTTTTTCATCACAATTAATTTTTGCTCGCATGCATGCACCTTGCAGAACAGTCACCACATCATTTGTTGCTAAAGAATTAAATTGAATAGTCATACTTGTTTTTTTAAGAGAAGAAAATTTCTTATCAAACACATTAACGCCCGTCATCACCATAGGAAATGTTGAACGTTTAATAAAATCAGCAATAACGCTTGGCGCGCCCCTGTCCTTTGTGCCAGAAAGACCATCAACTTCATCAAGAAGAATAATTTTTTTATTACCAAATAAACTTGCTTGTCCTGTTGCATTAGAAAGAAACTCTTTTAGCGTTGCTTGATTTCGTGCATCACTTGCATTGAGCTCTAAAATTTCATAATTATGCTGCGTTGCATAAGCATACACGCTTGCAGTTTTGCCAACACCAGGAGGACCAAACAAAAACAAACCCTTACCTTTTTGAAAATACTTAAAAAACTCTTTCATTTGCTTGATTGCTTCATCTTGACCAATTATTCCTGAGAGATTGTCGGGACGATGTAAAAAGAAGGGTTCCATGGAAGAGTAAAAGAATAAGTGCTATAAAAAACTAGGGTTTTTAGAGTCTCAAACAAAGTTTAACATATAAAAAGGTTCACAAGCACAGATTTATATAGAAGAAAAGAACTTTACTAACAGGAGGGGATGGTATGAATTATTTAGCAGCACAACAAGAAGTTGATACGTGGATTTCGCAATTCAAAATATCTTATTTTCAAGCGCATGAAATAATCACGCAACTCGCAGAGGAAAACGGCGAAGTATCCATGGCAGTTCTTAAGGAAGAAAAAGAAGAAATAGCAGAAGAACTAGCAGACGTTGTTTTTGCACTCATTTGCATGAGTAATAGCCACCATATTTCTCTTCAAGCAACATACAAAAGTATAGCATTACCTACACCATCAACCCATACACTCACGTATGCCATAGGACAAGTGGCTCGAGAAATTAGTCATCTTTACGGACCAAAAAAGAAAAAAGATTCAGAAGAACGAGCTGACTTAAAACAACGACTCGAAGAAACCTGTGTAGCAGTTAACCAAGTCGCAGAAAGTTATCACATTAATCTAGATGAAGCATTTCAAAAACACATGGACAAACTCTACAACAGAGATAATAATCGGTGGGAAAAGAAATGATTATAGGAATTGTAGGAAAACCAAGCGTAGGCAAAAGCACGTTTTTTAAAGCAGCAACACTATCAGAAGTAGAAATAGCGAATTATCCATTCACCACCATAAAGCCAAATCATGCCGTGGGTTTTGTCAAAATAAAAGATGCAGCGCAAGAACCAGCATTTGGAAAAATAGCGAATCCGCGCATGGGTTATGTACAAGGCATTTGGCGATTTGTTCCTGTAGATCTTATTGATGTTGCAGGACTTGTTCCGGACGCGCATAAAGGCGAAGGTATGGGTGGACAATTTCTTAGCGACCTGAATCAAGCAGACGCACTCATCCACGTGATTGACGTCAGTGGCAGTGTGAATGAACGAGGCGAACCAGTTGAAGCCGGAAGCTATGACCCTGCAAACGATATCAAATTCTTAGAAATAGAACTTAATTATTGGTATTTAGATATCCTTAAGAAAGGATGGGAAAAAGCCGCACGCGTTGTGCAGCAAGAAAAAAAAGAACCATTCATTGCAATCGCTAAACAAATGACAGGTGTTGGCGTGACCGAAGACATTGCAAAAGCAGCACTTAAAACACTTGGTCTTACTGAAAAACCAGCACCTACCTGGACTGAAGAAGAACTCTTTACACTTGCAAATATTCTTCGAAGCAAAACAAAACCAATGATTATTTCAGCAAACAAATGCGATCAACCAGCCGGCAAAAAAAACTATGAGCGACTTAAAATAGAATTTCCCAATTATACTATTATTCCAACGAGTGCTGAAGCAGAGCTAGCGCTTCGAGAAGCAGCAAAAAAAGAATTAATTAATTATTTACCTGGAGAACAAGATTTCACCATTACCGATAAAGGAACAACAGTAATGAGTGAAGCGCAACAACAAGCACTTACATTTATTAAACAAAATATTCTTCAAGAATTTGAGCAAGGAAGCGGCATTCAAGCAATACTTAATACGACCGTCTTTGATGTGCTGCATATGAAAGCGATACATCCAGGAGGCGTAGGCAAACTAGAAGACAGCGATGGCAATACACTTCCTGATTGTTTCTTGATGAAAAAAGACGCAACAGCACTTGATTTTGCTTACCGATTACATACTGACTTTGGAAAGAACTTTATTAAGGCAATTGATGTTCGAACAAAACTACCTGTTGGAAAAGATCATGTGCTTAAACACCTTGATATAATTGAGATTATGTCTTCGAAATAATTTCAAAAATTGGGAGTAAAATTCCCATTTATAGAAATTAGTGCTTTGAAATAAGTAAGAATAAGTACACATCAAAATAAACAAATTATTTAATCAAACCATATTTATCTAAAAGATCCTTATACCGCTGAAAATCAGGACTTCGTTTAAATGCATTAATTTGATCAGGAGATAAGCGACCAATCCATTTGTGAATGACGCGAAGCGTTTCACGAGTTTCTCG
Coding sequences within:
- a CDS encoding SurA N-terminal domain-containing protein, with protein sequence MKKTTKSTSVKKARIIYEGKPRQKGSITTIILSILIIILAVYMLSSGTFFLLKQPLFTTSQTNNSLLVTVNNEPIYSSDLDEQWNALPLEVKKEFSRADVLDKMVEEQILLQEARQQNITVTDEEVAAFIEQQLVIMGLTPELFAEYLDLQGVTKEEITELYREQLTILKLFEKAMPATPPVSDEAITAYYTAHQTDFFQKETTTIRHLFTEINEQFNESQAQERVNTILGLLKGNFSNYCALVANYSMDLGSAQNCGEYTFVKGELDNPTFDASFAMDVGTLQVFNSSAGIHIMLKTNETPAKQLELNDQILLLPNKPTLKTLIADALREEEMQAAYETYVATLVAKSNITYEIKELTQPATIALEAPQDVNNTNLTI
- a CDS encoding DNA primase, with the translated sequence MAKIAQVSSKYIIHSTINIDGVVDRPDVIGAIFGQTEGLLGEDLELRELQKSGRIGRIEVNTDTKNGKTTGEIIIPSSLDKAETAIIGAALEVIQRIGPCNAKIQVSNIEDIRISKRKFVIDRAKSLLKELVDGVMPDSQELADEVAYSVRVAEITEFGKERLSAGPNIDDSDDIIVVEGRADVLNLLKYGFKNAIAVGGTGIPKTIIDLCKQKTVTVFVDGDRGGDLIIRELTSQTEIDFVAKAPDGKEVEELTKKEIHKGLRGQIAIEQIHLEAANGHDAKPQRRDNRDTQRADRRGNDRRDTRTSRDTRSTDRRSQTNSRNEGTNNRRSNKEPTADEKEKFNSMLEDLIGTRGAYILDKGLQILGKIPVSELESTVKSLNNTIHAIVFDGDITKELLDVSEKSNVSFLIGMSSKVTASGRTKILTPEQLA
- a CDS encoding replication factor C large subunit, which translates into the protein MEPFFLHRPDNLSGIIGQDEAIKQMKEFFKYFQKGKGLFLFGPPGVGKTASVYAYATQHNYEILELNASDARNQATLKEFLSNATGQASLFGNKKIILLDEVDGLSGTKDRGAPSVIADFIKRSTFPMVMTGVNVFDKKFSSLKKTSMTIQFNSLATNDVVTVLQGACMRAKINCDEKILKTLARQTAGDARGALNDLFAYLIIKDASTTDMDVRRKTQELGDVLVRVFKSTDPDVVFGSYDYVNEDLDKIFLWVDENLPKEYTKPIDVAKAYETLSLADIFFGRIRRWQYYRYYAYCYLLLSVGIALSKDEKSVTEPNYHQPTRLLRYWQANMMYAKRKVIIEKIADKMRISKRRALQDVYPFLLNALAHNAPLQDELELDKEEVAWLKKQVA
- a CDS encoding redox-regulated ATPase YchF, encoding MIIGIVGKPSVGKSTFFKAATLSEVEIANYPFTTIKPNHAVGFVKIKDAAQEPAFGKIANPRMGYVQGIWRFVPVDLIDVAGLVPDAHKGEGMGGQFLSDLNQADALIHVIDVSGSVNERGEPVEAGSYDPANDIKFLEIELNYWYLDILKKGWEKAARVVQQEKKEPFIAIAKQMTGVGVTEDIAKAALKTLGLTEKPAPTWTEEELFTLANILRSKTKPMIISANKCDQPAGKKNYERLKIEFPNYTIIPTSAEAELALREAAKKELINYLPGEQDFTITDKGTTVMSEAQQQALTFIKQNILQEFEQGSGIQAILNTTVFDVLHMKAIHPGGVGKLEDSDGNTLPDCFLMKKDATALDFAYRLHTDFGKNFIKAIDVRTKLPVGKDHVLKHLDIIEIMSSK